From the Solanum stenotomum isolate F172 chromosome 4, ASM1918654v1, whole genome shotgun sequence genome, one window contains:
- the LOC125862260 gene encoding outer envelope pore protein 24B, chloroplastic-like, with product MLKASVKARYETEAEKEAATGGATVTFNAGDFKLRASMTDATVINGPSLNGLSLAVEKPDSFIFDYNVPKNDFKFQFMNSVSILEKPLNLKYIHSRGEDETTLDGTLVFDSANKLSVSHKLGSGGCILKYSYVHGGLTTFEPSYDIKEDSWDFAVSHKVYGNDVCKATYQTLSRNLGLHWSRSSKLGGSFKVSASVCLDDDEFKLPKLTAETSWDFDL from the exons atgttgaaggcaTCAGTGAAAGCTCGATATGAGACTGAAGCTGAAAAAGAAGCGGCAACCGGCGGCGCCACTGTAACTTTCAACGCCGGCGACTTTAAGCTCCGTGCTTCTATGACCGATGCTACCGTAATCAACGGTCCCAGCTTAAACGGTTTATCTCTCGCCGTTGAAAAACCAGACTCCTTCATCTTCGACTACAACGTCCCCAAAAAT GACTTCAAGTTTCAATTTATGAACTCAGTTAGCATTTTGGAGAAGCCATTGAATTTGAAGTACATTCACTCTAGAGGAGAGGATGAAACAACACTGGATGGGACATTGGTATTTGATTCTGCGAACAAGTTGTCAGTCAGTCATAAGCTGGGTTCGGGAGGTTGTATATTGAAGTATAGTTATGTTCATGGAGGACTCACTACTTTCGAGCCGAGTTATGATATAAAAGAGGATTCTTGGGATTTCGCAGTGTCGCATAAAGTATATGGGAATGATGTTTGTAAGGCAACGTATCAGACGCTGAGTAGGAATTTGGGGCTTCACTGGTCGAGGAGTTCTAAGCTAGGTGGATCGTTTAAG GTTTCTGCATCTGTGTGTTTGGATGATGATGAATTTAAATTGCCAAAGTTAACTGCTGAGACTTCGTGGGACTTTGACTTGTAA
- the LOC125862018 gene encoding probable protein phosphatase 2C 55: MPSNYLFRLSQAARQGLQKSISGKESGLQDSVEILVAQGRLLFGNSNCFYSVPFARPTDLNVLVRPGTLAAAQTNLHVVNQKKNISVVGAISRAVSIPSVSGPAFHICGYHIDRVISDPAKSLSDSDSHKAPMEICGSRTSPPGCSSSKMTSRHLNGVLSVNNPITSYSNKSFDNCRKASMSLRNKNQPNNFLLFGYFAYNVAKRRGNSNLYAGFGLMGFHTSSTASSSTGTAHDVSFGNSTCGVQLTSSADSSEQNIRIDRTLKLNSGSCYLPHPDKEDTGGEDAHFICSDEQAIGVADGVGGWADLGIDAGKYARELMSNSVAAIQDEPKGSVDPARVLDKAYTCTKAKGSSTACIIALTDQGLHAVNLGDSGFIVVRDGSTVFRSPVQQHDFNFTYQLESGNAGDLPSSGEVFKIPVAQGDVIITGTDGLFDNLYNNDINAIVVHATRAGLGPQVTAQKIAALARQRAQDKNRQTPFSSAAQEAGFRYYGGKLDDITVVVSYISSDRNERSNSLKM; the protein is encoded by the exons ATGCCGAGTAACTATCTTTTTAGATTAAGCCAGGCAGCTAGACAGGGACTCCAGAAATCCATTTCTGGGAAAGAAAGTGGGCTCCAGGATTCGGTTGAGATTTTGGTTGCCCAAGGGAGATTGTTGTTTGGCAATTCAAATTGCTTCTATTCAGTACCATTTGCAAGACCAACTGACCTGAATGTGCTTGTCCGGCCTGGAACCTTAGCTGCCGCACAGACGAATTTGCACGTAGTAAACcagaaaaagaatatttctGTAGTTGGAGCTATTTCTCGTGCAGTTTCAATTCCTTCTGTGTCAGGGCCAGCATTTCACATCTGTGGCTATCACATTGATCGCGTGATATCAGACCCTGCTAAAAGTTTGTCTGACAGCGACTCTCACAAAGCACCTATGGAAATCTGTGGTTCTCGAACTTCTCCTCCTGGCTGTTCCTCAAGCAAAATGACTTCAAGACATCTCAATGGTGTTCTTTCTGTAAATAATCCTATTACCTCTTACAGCAATAAAAGCTTTGATAATTGTAGAAAAGCCAGCATGagtttgagaaataaaaatcaGCCCAACAACTTTTTACTTTTCGGATATTTCGCATACAATGTAGCAAAGAGACGGGGAAATTCTAATCTATATGCAGGCTTTGGTTTGATGGGGTTCCATACTTCATCAACTGCTTCTTCTTCTACTGGCACTGCTCATGATGTGTCATTTGGTAACTCTACGTGTGGGGTGCAGCTCACAAGTTCAGCGGATTCATCTGAACA GAATATCCGCATTGACAGAACCCTGAAACTAAATTCCGGATCATGTTACCTGCCTCATCCTGATAAAGAAGATACTGGTGGAGAGGATGCTCATTTTATTTGCAGTGATGAACAAGCAATTGGTGTAGCTGATGGTGTTGGTGGTTGGGCTGATCTTGGTATTGATGCTGGGAAGTATGCACGAGAGCTAATGTCGAACTCAGTGGCCGCAATTCAAGATGAGCCTAAAGGTTCAGTGGACCCAGCCAGAGTCCTTGATAAAGCTTATACATGCACAAAAGCCAAGGGTTCCTCAACTGCCTGTATAATTGCCCTCACAGATCAG GGTCTGCATGCTGTTAATTTAGGAGATAGCGGATTCATAGTGGTCAGAGATGGATCTACTGTTTTCAGATCCCCTGTGCAGCAGCATGATTTCAATTTCACATATCAACTAGAGAGTGGTAATGCTGGTGACTTACCAAGTTCTGGAGAG GTCTTCAAAATACCAGTGGCACAAGGAGATGTTATAATAACTGGTACTGATGGGTTGTTTGACAATTTGTACAACAATGATATTAATGCAATTGTTGTTCATGCAACGAGAGCTGGCTTAGGGCCACAGGTGACAGCTCAGAAGATAGCTGCATTAGCTCGGCAAAGAGCACAGGATAAAAACAGGCAGACCCCTTTCTCTTCTGCAGCTCAAGAAGCTGGGTTCCGTTACTATGGCGGGAAGCTGGACGATATAACTGTGGTTGTGTCCTACATAAGCAGTGACAGAAAT GAAAGATCTAACAGCTTAAAGATGTAG